Proteins from a single region of Fimbriimonadia bacterium:
- a CDS encoding RHS repeat-associated core domain-containing protein, whose product MDRTASCWGIELNERERDTHHDRTDRLGSTRAMVDGSGNVVKSYQYDVYGEVTGGSGSQGNEFDFAGRQTDATGLQYLRARYYDPATGVFLSRDPLAVAAAWTGASHGYANASPAVFVDPTGLWSIWPGGGGTCLFGIGICKDGDSSPPGVDAACVGWYAYTVPPHCKAQIDRLNRWLDDHLVEIGTLVGEYLAVAPYGDGPKKLTGFTRHGINQAISRDGHGVSTRAIREAIKHGQVTKEVRGGRPAWVYRGRDATVVLNAAGRVITVIATSRRGWRY is encoded by the coding sequence GTGGATAGAACTGCGAGTTGCTGGGGGATCGAGTTGAATGAGCGTGAGCGCGATACCCACCACGACCGCACTGACCGGCTGGGCTCGACGAGGGCGATGGTCGATGGTAGCGGGAACGTGGTGAAGTCGTACCAGTACGATGTGTATGGCGAGGTCACTGGCGGCAGCGGCAGCCAGGGGAACGAGTTCGACTTCGCCGGCCGGCAGACGGACGCCACGGGGCTCCAGTACCTGCGAGCCAGGTACTACGACCCGGCTACGGGGGTGTTCCTGAGCAGGGACCCGTTGGCCGTTGCTGCTGCTTGGACCGGCGCTAGCCACGGGTATGCTAATGCATCGCCCGCAGTGTTCGTTGACCCCACGGGACTGTGGAGCATTTGGCCGGGCGGAGGGGGAACGTGCCTTTTTGGAATCGGCATCTGCAAGGATGGCGACTCCTCTCCGCCGGGGGTAGATGCTGCGTGCGTCGGTTGGTATGCCTACACAGTCCCGCCTCACTGCAAGGCTCAGATCGACAGACTGAACCGTTGGCTCGATGACCATTTGGTCGAGATTGGCACTCTCGTTGGCGAGTACCTTGCCGTTGCACCGTACGGCGACGGACCAAAGAAGCTCACCGGATTCACGAGGCATGGGATCAACCAGGCCATCTCAAGGGATGGGCATGGTGTAAGCACGCGGGCGATCCGAGAGGCAATCAAGCACGGCCAGGTCACCAAAGAAGTCCGTGGTGGCAGACCAGCCTGGGTCTACCGGGGGAGGGATGCCACGGTGGTTCTGA
- a CDS encoding RHS repeat-associated core domain-containing protein has translation QFTWDINAGLPVVLDDGNQYLYGAGLSAMKQSGNWYYYLADGLGSTMAVIDSSGVVQKSYQYDVYGEVAGGSGSLANEFDFAGQQTDGSTGLQYLRARYYDPATGVFLSRDPLSFKTGWPQSPFGYAGAAPTNFSDPWGLDKCSWKDPWECAKNAGSAIGGAVGGTASAAADHLQDAADALVDLAVGKAKDPLVQLSIAQAAAGLAVALACPAAVASGGAAAPACAGAIALVGYTIWAKQEIIKKRREEGVYNEAQFVCMLITSAPFPVPGVIPGISMPLCPAVGKLQDVVEEALGGGQDTPSPLKEKP, from the coding sequence GCAGTTCACGTGGGACATCAACGCCGGGCTGCCGGTGGTGCTCGACGACGGCAACCAGTATCTCTACGGCGCCGGGCTCTCGGCGATGAAGCAGTCGGGCAACTGGTATTACTACCTGGCGGACGGGCTGGGGTCGACCATGGCGGTGATCGACAGCTCGGGCGTGGTCCAGAAGTCGTACCAGTACGATGTGTATGGCGAGGTCGCGGGCGGCAGCGGCAGCCTGGCGAACGAGTTCGATTTCGCCGGCCAGCAGACCGACGGGAGCACCGGCCTGCAGTACCTCCGCGCCAGGTACTACGACCCGGCTACGGGGGTGTTCTTGAGCCGCGATCCCTTATCTTTCAAGACTGGTTGGCCACAGTCGCCATTCGGGTACGCTGGCGCGGCACCCACGAACTTCAGCGATCCCTGGGGGCTCGACAAGTGCAGCTGGAAGGACCCGTGGGAGTGTGCCAAGAACGCCGGATCAGCTATTGGCGGTGCCGTCGGAGGTACGGCATCTGCGGCAGCTGATCATCTTCAGGACGCTGCGGATGCCCTCGTGGACCTCGCTGTCGGAAAGGCAAAGGACCCTCTGGTGCAATTGTCGATCGCTCAGGCCGCAGCAGGGCTGGCGGTCGCTCTTGCCTGCCCTGCCGCGGTGGCTTCAGGTGGAGCCGCTGCACCAGCGTGTGCGGGAGCTATCGCCCTGGTCGGGTACACGATCTGGGCCAAACAAGAGATCATCAAGAAGAGGCGGGAGGAAGGCGTGTACAACGAAGCACAGTTCGTGTGCATGCTAATCACCTCAGCGCCATTTCCCGTCCCTGGCGTAATCCCGGGCATCTCGATGCCGCTCTGCCCCGCGGTTGGCAAGCTGCAGGATGTGGTCGAGGAGGCCTTAGGTGGAGGCCAAGACACGCCGAGCCCCCTCAAGGAAAAGCCGTGA